One stretch of Oceanimonas pelagia DNA includes these proteins:
- a CDS encoding DUF3360 family protein, with protein sequence MSDAPSQTYRSQRKPRSHFDNRAAYLEHELSIMSPRRWGINLPFRDYSFELEDLVPALAATIGKIVMVAAVVAAFAGPLGLSDAFVVENVRFEMLIAALLFVILFSGFINPNANLAGTHGPMIPLIPLIVASGGHPLALGLMVGLLGLLLSISKGGSKLMALTSDGVRGGLLIYLGAMGLLSQIKALTAWANGLEMGYIAFVVILATIIMYALLARLEMRWLSIPLGSGIAFLIAIVLGAPFEFVTEPGIPHLSPSYWWGDNTGWQMGWPGLQHFISVAPFAVLAVAMWSPDFMGHRVFQELNYPKNANKVLMNVDDTMAVASVRQAVGSVLGGGNLASSWGTYMIPAAIAKRPIPAGAVLTGLFCVIAALWGYPMDLAVWAPVLRVALIVGVFMPLLEAGMQMTRNTTSSQSAGIVVFASAFVNPVFGWSMTMLLDNLGLIGDKERGKKLRLMDRWVIPGITFVILLAIMAAVGMLPGIPALITAE encoded by the coding sequence ATGTCTGATGCACCATCCCAGACCTACCGCTCTCAGCGCAAACCCCGCAGCCACTTCGACAACCGGGCCGCCTATCTTGAGCACGAGCTGTCCATCATGTCGCCCCGCCGCTGGGGCATCAACCTGCCGTTTCGCGACTACAGCTTTGAACTGGAAGATCTGGTGCCGGCGCTGGCGGCCACCATCGGCAAAATCGTGATGGTCGCAGCCGTGGTGGCGGCCTTTGCCGGCCCGCTGGGGCTGAGCGACGCCTTCGTGGTGGAGAACGTCCGCTTTGAAATGCTGATCGCGGCGCTGCTGTTCGTGATTTTGTTCTCGGGCTTTATCAACCCCAACGCCAACCTGGCCGGTACCCACGGCCCCATGATTCCGCTGATCCCGCTGATCGTCGCCTCCGGCGGTCATCCGCTGGCACTCGGACTGATGGTGGGCCTGCTGGGGCTGCTGCTCAGCATCAGCAAGGGCGGCAGCAAGCTGATGGCGCTCACCAGCGACGGGGTGCGCGGCGGCCTGCTGATTTATCTCGGTGCCATGGGCCTGCTCAGCCAGATCAAGGCGCTCACCGCCTGGGCCAACGGACTGGAGATGGGTTACATCGCCTTTGTGGTGATCCTCGCCACCATTATCATGTATGCCCTGCTGGCCCGGCTGGAAATGCGCTGGCTGTCCATTCCACTCGGCTCCGGCATCGCCTTTCTCATCGCCATCGTCCTGGGCGCGCCGTTCGAGTTTGTCACCGAGCCCGGCATTCCTCACCTGAGCCCGTCCTACTGGTGGGGTGACAACACCGGCTGGCAGATGGGCTGGCCCGGCCTGCAGCACTTCATCAGCGTGGCACCCTTCGCCGTGCTGGCGGTAGCCATGTGGTCGCCCGACTTTATGGGTCACCGGGTCTTCCAGGAGCTGAACTATCCGAAAAATGCCAACAAGGTGCTGATGAACGTGGACGACACCATGGCCGTGGCCTCGGTACGTCAGGCCGTGGGCAGCGTGCTGGGCGGCGGTAACCTGGCGTCGTCCTGGGGCACCTACATGATCCCCGCCGCCATTGCCAAGCGCCCCATTCCCGCCGGCGCCGTGCTCACCGGGCTGTTTTGCGTGATCGCCGCGCTCTGGGGTTATCCCATGGATCTGGCGGTATGGGCGCCGGTGCTGCGGGTGGCGCTGATCGTGGGGGTATTCATGCCGCTGCTGGAAGCCGGCATGCAGATGACCCGTAACACCACCAGCAGCCAGTCGGCCGGCATAGTGGTGTTCGCCTCCGCCTTTGTGAACCCGGTGTTCGGCTGGTCCATGACCATGCTGCTGGACAATCTGGGCCTGATTGGCGACAAGGAACGCGGCAAGAAACTGCGCCTGATGGACCGCTGGGTGATTCCGGGCATTACCTTTGTCATTCTGCTGGCCATCATGGCCGCCGTGGGCATGCTGCCGGGCATTCCGGCACTGATCACCGCAGAGTAA
- a CDS encoding glutathione S-transferase: protein MITLHYLEHSRAQRVLWLLEELELDYQLVRYRRDADTGLAPGSLKTIHGLGKSPVLTDGELTLAESGAIVDYLAQRYGAATLLPERETAEWWQYVYWLHYAEGSLMPPLLMRFVFERVRQAPMPFFVRPLVGKIVAGVNKAFLDGQIHTHLNFVADHLSCHEWFGGTRFGAADIQMSFPLEAAMHSPALADRFPRLRAYVNAIQARPAYRRALKAGGDYRYGPDI from the coding sequence ATGATCACCCTGCATTATCTGGAGCATTCCCGCGCCCAGCGCGTTTTGTGGTTGCTGGAAGAGCTGGAGCTGGACTATCAGCTGGTGCGCTACCGGCGCGATGCCGATACCGGGCTGGCCCCCGGGAGCCTGAAGACCATACACGGGCTGGGCAAGTCACCGGTGCTGACCGACGGCGAGCTGACCCTCGCCGAATCGGGCGCCATTGTCGACTATCTGGCCCAGCGTTACGGCGCCGCCACCCTGCTGCCCGAGCGTGAAACCGCCGAGTGGTGGCAGTATGTGTACTGGCTGCATTACGCCGAGGGCTCGCTGATGCCGCCGCTGCTGATGCGTTTTGTGTTTGAACGGGTCAGGCAGGCGCCGATGCCGTTTTTTGTGCGCCCCCTGGTGGGCAAAATCGTGGCGGGGGTAAACAAGGCCTTTCTCGACGGGCAGATCCATACCCATCTCAACTTTGTGGCGGATCATCTGTCCTGCCACGAGTGGTTCGGCGGCACGCGGTTTGGCGCCGCCGACATTCAGATGAGCTTTCCCCTGGAGGCCGCCATGCACAGCCCGGCGCTGGCCGACCGTTTTCCCCGGTTGCGGGCCTATGTGAATGCCATTCAGGCCAGGCCGGCCTACCGGCGGGCACTCAAGGCCGGTGGCGACTACCGTTACGGGCCGGACATTTGA
- a CDS encoding mechanosensitive ion channel family protein yields the protein MPWLNQYVPQFAKLAYTGIALGLIVIMSLGIHFVLHRVVLRWVEGRTRGTQRIWRRAFFERKLFGRLALTLQGIIIYIQAGLWLESGTLLLPSIQTAANLWILLYALLSLYSLLDALLDIFRQRPAMRAFPLRGIFQSVKLLASIFIGLLIVSTLIGKSPVILLSGLGAMTAVLMLVFKDPILGLVAGIQLSANDMLAVGDWLEMGRYGADGEVIDIGLTTVKVQNWDHTITTIPTHALISDSFKNWRGMSESGGRRIKRSLRLDATSVRFLDEEDIRRLQKAHLLDGYLSDKVREISRHNSEQPADMSSLVNGRRLTNLGTFRAYLAALLRQHPHIHQQMTLMVRQLESGSEGIPIEIYAFTSTTRWAEYENIQADIFDHIFAVLPEFDLRLHQNPTGFDLRMLAGVSAAGSYKKVV from the coding sequence ATGCCCTGGCTCAACCAGTATGTGCCCCAGTTTGCCAAGCTGGCTTACACCGGCATTGCGCTGGGGTTGATTGTGATAATGTCTCTGGGCATTCACTTTGTGCTGCACCGGGTGGTGCTGCGCTGGGTTGAAGGCCGGACCCGCGGCACTCAGCGCATCTGGCGGCGGGCCTTTTTCGAGCGCAAGCTGTTTGGCCGGCTGGCGCTGACCCTGCAGGGCATCATCATTTATATTCAGGCCGGGCTCTGGCTGGAAAGCGGCACGCTGCTGCTGCCCTCCATTCAGACCGCGGCCAATTTATGGATCCTGCTGTATGCCCTGCTGTCGCTCTATTCCCTGCTGGATGCCCTGCTCGATATTTTTCGCCAGCGTCCGGCCATGCGTGCCTTTCCGCTGCGGGGCATTTTTCAGAGCGTGAAACTGCTGGCCAGCATTTTTATTGGCCTGCTGATTGTTTCTACCCTTATCGGCAAGTCGCCGGTGATTTTGCTGAGCGGCCTGGGCGCCATGACGGCGGTGCTGATGCTGGTGTTCAAGGATCCCATTCTGGGCCTGGTGGCGGGCATTCAGCTCTCTGCCAACGACATGCTGGCGGTGGGCGACTGGCTGGAAATGGGCCGCTACGGTGCCGACGGCGAGGTGATTGACATTGGCCTGACCACGGTCAAGGTGCAAAACTGGGATCACACCATTACCACCATTCCTACCCATGCCCTGATCTCCGACTCCTTCAAGAACTGGCGTGGCATGAGCGAGTCGGGTGGTCGGCGTATCAAGCGCAGCCTGCGACTCGATGCCACCAGCGTGCGCTTTCTTGACGAAGAGGACATTCGCCGGCTGCAGAAGGCACACCTGCTCGATGGTTACCTCAGTGACAAGGTGCGGGAAATCAGCCGCCACAACAGTGAGCAGCCGGCCGACATGAGCTCGCTGGTCAATGGCCGGCGCCTGACCAATCTGGGTACCTTTCGGGCCTATCTGGCGGCCTTGCTGCGCCAGCACCCACATATTCATCAGCAGATGACCCTGATGGTGCGCCAGCTGGAGTCCGGCAGTGAGGGCATTCCCATTGAGATCTACGCCTTTACCAGCACCACCCGGTGGGCGGAGTACGAGAACATTCAGGCCGATATCTTTGATCATATCTTCGCCGTGCTGCCCGAGTTTGATCTGCGGTTGCACCAGAATCCTACCGGCTTTGATCTGCGCATGCTGGCGGGAGTGTCCGCGGCGGGGTCATACAAAAAAGTGGTATGA
- a CDS encoding C39 family peptidase produces MTKKILILMALFPAVSFALNLPGAGGARLRVPVQSFAEIKFGEVVKQQYDFSCGSAALASLLSHHYAMSVSEEEVFEDMFRFGDKEKIEKFGFSMLDMKRFLSRRGLSSEGYRMTREDITSLGLPAIALVNYDGYNHFVVIKGISNDKVLIGDPSLGLHITDAESFDKSSNGVFLVIKDKVELARAGFNKKENWEHSAPNAPTSMALRQRLPHLTELMLPADKLY; encoded by the coding sequence ATGACTAAAAAAATACTAATATTAATGGCTCTGTTTCCGGCGGTCAGTTTTGCACTGAATCTTCCGGGGGCAGGAGGTGCCAGATTAAGGGTTCCTGTTCAGAGCTTTGCAGAGATAAAGTTTGGAGAGGTGGTGAAGCAGCAATACGACTTCAGTTGTGGCTCTGCGGCATTGGCCTCTCTGCTTTCTCATCATTATGCGATGAGTGTTTCTGAAGAGGAAGTGTTCGAAGATATGTTCAGATTCGGCGATAAGGAGAAGATCGAGAAGTTTGGTTTTTCAATGTTGGACATGAAGCGTTTTCTTTCCCGTCGGGGGCTTTCATCCGAAGGTTACCGAATGACAAGGGAGGATATCACCAGCCTGGGCCTGCCGGCCATCGCGTTGGTTAATTATGATGGTTATAACCACTTTGTTGTTATAAAGGGAATATCCAATGACAAGGTTTTAATCGGTGACCCTTCTCTTGGATTGCATATTACCGATGCTGAAAGTTTTGATAAGAGCAGCAATGGCGTGTTTCTTGTTATCAAGGACAAGGTTGAGCTGGCTCGTGCCGGTTTCAACAAAAAGGAAAACTGGGAGCACTCTGCACCCAATGCTCCCACCAGCATGGCGTTACGTCAACGGTTGCCTCACCTCACGGAGTTGATGCTGCCGGCAGATAAGCTCTATTAA
- a CDS encoding VpsR-related response regulator, which yields MALDREVLILQPVSERSGTRIWDCQRSDWSIIRHSNLDTAGAYLTSSGTSVAILDCRGIESPGQKLKRWMDGHQGVYWVAILSPNQLLKEEWQLFVATYCYDYHTSPVIDNMLAITLGRAYGMSRIKGSLSLTFEKQGLIGNHEDFQNVLIFLQSFRGHCLTLVGERGVGKELIARCLADIKGCCFICVDAAKDSNSEFLSDLCDAPNCKSSDGICLYLFNADEASDSMQHLIASQSYSEHFLVIYGFGKPIDAVDDKSRWNPGFLVALKSNLIKVPPLRERGKDKLLIAKHYLQKIGRERGKFMSGFTSQAEEAIERYHWPGNVDELIERVRAGVEHCHSEHLSAEVMGMAKLIRVKESDFSLRRAREEADALAIERVLELVSGSTGKAAELLCISRASLHRLIARYGIRR from the coding sequence ATGGCTCTGGACAGGGAGGTTCTGATACTGCAGCCCGTTTCCGAGCGATCTGGTACGCGTATATGGGATTGCCAGCGATCCGACTGGAGTATTATCAGGCACAGTAACCTGGACACGGCCGGTGCCTATCTGACTTCCTCAGGAACCTCGGTGGCCATTCTGGACTGCCGGGGAATTGAATCCCCAGGCCAAAAACTCAAGCGCTGGATGGACGGACACCAGGGTGTTTACTGGGTGGCCATCTTGTCGCCAAATCAATTGCTGAAGGAAGAATGGCAGCTATTTGTTGCCACCTATTGTTATGATTATCACACATCACCGGTGATAGACAATATGCTGGCCATTACCCTGGGCAGGGCGTATGGCATGTCGAGAATTAAAGGAAGCCTGAGCTTAACCTTTGAAAAACAGGGGCTGATTGGCAACCACGAAGATTTCCAGAACGTGTTGATCTTCCTTCAGTCCTTTCGGGGTCATTGTCTGACGCTGGTGGGTGAGAGAGGGGTGGGCAAGGAGTTGATAGCCCGGTGCCTGGCAGACATCAAAGGGTGTTGCTTTATATGTGTGGATGCGGCAAAGGACAGCAATAGCGAGTTTCTTTCCGATCTGTGCGATGCGCCGAACTGCAAGTCGAGCGATGGTATCTGCCTGTATCTTTTTAATGCCGATGAGGCATCGGACAGCATGCAGCATCTTATTGCATCACAAAGTTATTCCGAACACTTCCTGGTTATTTATGGCTTTGGCAAGCCCATTGACGCAGTTGATGATAAATCAAGGTGGAATCCGGGCTTCCTCGTTGCACTAAAGAGTAACCTTATCAAGGTACCACCACTGAGGGAAAGGGGGAAAGACAAACTTCTTATTGCAAAGCACTATCTTCAAAAAATAGGCAGGGAGAGGGGTAAGTTCATGTCTGGTTTTACCTCTCAGGCGGAAGAAGCCATTGAAAGATATCATTGGCCAGGTAATGTCGATGAGTTGATTGAGCGGGTCAGAGCCGGGGTTGAACATTGTCACTCCGAGCATCTTTCGGCAGAAGTGATGGGCATGGCTAAACTGATAAGGGTAAAGGAGAGCGACTTCAGTTTACGCCGGGCCAGAGAGGAGGCGGATGCCCTTGCCATTGAAAGAGTGCTCGAACTGGTTTCTGGTAGTACTGGTAAAGCGGCAGAGCTGTTATGTATTTCCAGAGCGTCATTGCATCGTTTAATTGCTAGATATGGAATCAGGAGATAA
- a CDS encoding c-type cytochrome: protein MIRISAIMLGLSLAGITAAHAVDTAKLAIQEELPVGRATGDYPAPPGWDKLPEGEFGEKIIRGYNYFVNTQALAPEFVGNGLNCVNCHMDGGKKENAAPLWAAYMSYPAYRKKNNRINSYEERIQGCFLYSMNGTPPEHMSPVLVDLSAYAYWLAQGTLTGEQFNPAEMAIPGDEDLLKGGKRDDFPFTQGYLNAGGSADFKTPGRGYPKLPEPEQAPDIARGKQVYKQECAVCHGANGEGQKVNNRYVFPPLWGPDTYNWGAGMQRVNTAAYFIHQNMPLGQPEKLTEQQAWDVAMFLDTHERPQDPRNHGSLEETVEKFHGGYSQYGKEVNGSVLGTASYPNHPNKP from the coding sequence ATGATCAGAATCTCTGCCATTATGCTGGGCCTGTCACTGGCCGGCATCACCGCGGCTCATGCCGTGGACACCGCCAAACTGGCCATTCAGGAAGAACTGCCGGTCGGCAGGGCCACCGGCGACTACCCCGCACCGCCGGGCTGGGACAAGCTGCCCGAAGGCGAGTTCGGCGAAAAAATCATTCGCGGTTACAACTATTTCGTGAATACCCAGGCACTGGCGCCGGAGTTTGTGGGCAATGGCCTGAACTGCGTGAACTGCCACATGGACGGCGGCAAAAAGGAAAACGCCGCACCGCTGTGGGCTGCTTACATGAGCTATCCGGCCTACCGCAAAAAGAACAACCGTATCAACAGCTATGAAGAGCGCATTCAGGGCTGCTTTCTGTATTCCATGAACGGGACCCCGCCGGAACACATGAGCCCGGTACTGGTGGATCTGTCTGCCTATGCCTACTGGCTGGCCCAAGGCACCCTCACCGGCGAGCAGTTCAATCCGGCCGAGATGGCCATTCCCGGCGATGAAGATCTGCTCAAGGGCGGCAAACGTGACGATTTTCCCTTTACTCAAGGCTATCTGAATGCCGGCGGCAGCGCCGACTTCAAGACTCCGGGCCGCGGCTATCCCAAGCTGCCCGAGCCGGAACAGGCCCCCGATATCGCTCGTGGCAAACAGGTGTATAAGCAGGAGTGTGCGGTGTGCCACGGTGCCAATGGAGAGGGCCAGAAGGTCAACAACCGTTACGTGTTTCCGCCGCTGTGGGGCCCGGACACCTACAACTGGGGCGCCGGCATGCAACGGGTGAATACCGCCGCCTACTTCATTCACCAGAACATGCCTCTGGGCCAGCCGGAAAAACTCACCGAGCAGCAGGCCTGGGACGTGGCCATGTTCCTCGACACCCACGAGCGCCCGCAGGATCCGCGCAACCACGGCTCACTGGAAGAAACCGTAGAGAAATTTCACGGCGGCTACAGCCAGTACGGCAAGGAAGTGAACGGCAGCGTGCTGGGCACCGCCAGCTACCCCAACCATCCGAACAAGCCGTAA
- a CDS encoding c-type cytochrome, which yields MTRTILLGALLGASAVPVMAEMPAQAATCVSCHQASGLGMANVAPSIAGMPAPYLAAQLRHFQQGERDNAIMKPMAMMLDDAGIEAVSQWFAGLPVPLPENPAFRGEKPAPHTMTTGERLAYQGDWQRNLPSCVACHGPEGVGVGEVFPRLAGQHADYIESQLRAWQSGSRAADPHGLMAPVAKKLTAEEITAVASYFASLGGQ from the coding sequence ATGACCAGAACCATACTACTGGGAGCCTTGCTGGGAGCCAGTGCCGTTCCTGTGATGGCAGAAATGCCAGCGCAGGCCGCCACCTGTGTCAGTTGTCACCAGGCCTCGGGCCTGGGCATGGCCAACGTGGCGCCATCCATTGCCGGCATGCCGGCGCCCTACCTGGCGGCACAGCTGCGCCATTTTCAGCAGGGCGAACGCGATAACGCCATCATGAAACCCATGGCCATGATGCTGGACGACGCCGGCATTGAAGCAGTAAGCCAGTGGTTCGCCGGCCTCCCGGTCCCCCTGCCCGAAAACCCGGCCTTTCGGGGAGAGAAGCCGGCCCCGCATACCATGACAACCGGTGAAAGACTGGCCTATCAGGGCGACTGGCAGCGTAATCTTCCCAGCTGCGTGGCCTGCCACGGTCCCGAAGGGGTTGGCGTGGGCGAGGTATTTCCGCGGCTGGCGGGCCAGCATGCCGACTACATAGAGAGCCAGCTCAGGGCCTGGCAAAGCGGCAGCCGCGCCGCCGATCCCCACGGCCTGATGGCGCCGGTGGCCAAAAAACTGACCGCGGAAGAAATCACCGCCGTTGCCAGCTACTTCGCCAGCCTGGGAGGCCAGTAA